The Haloterrigena turkmenica DSM 5511 genome includes the window CTCCGACTCGACCAGAGAGCACATCGAGGACTACATGTCCGCGACGGAGTGTCCGGCCTGTGACGGCACGCGGCTGAAGGCCGCGAGTCGGGCCGTGCTCGTCGACGGGACGGCGATCACTGAGATCAACGCGATGAGCATCGGCGACGCCCTCGAGCACTTCGAATCGATGGAGGCGAACTTCACCGAACGCGAGAAGGTGATCGCCGAGGAGATCTTAAAGGAGATCCGCGCGCGTCTGGGCTTCATGTGCGAGGTCGGCCTCGAGTACCTTACGCTCGATCGGGAGGCCGCGACGCTGTCGGGCGGCGAGAGCCAGCGCATCCGCCTCGCCACGCAGATCGGTTCCGGCCTCGTCGGCGTCCTCTACGTGTTAGACGAGCCCTCGATCGGGCTCCACCAGCGGGACAACGACCGCCTGCTGGACACCTTGGAGGAACTGCGGGACCTCGGAAACACCCTCATCGTCGTCGAACACGACGAGGAGACGATGCGCCGAGCGGACCAGGTCATCGACATGGGGCCCGGTCCGGGCAAGCGCGGCGGCGAGGTCGTCGCCAACGGCCCCGTCGAAGAGGTCAAGGCGACCGAGGGCTCCGTGACGGGCGAGTACCTCTCCGGCCGCCGGCAGATTCCGGTCCCCGACGAACGCCGCGACGCCGACGGGGCACTCACGATCCGCGGCGCCCGCCAGCACAACTTGGACGACGTCGACGTCGACATCCCGCTCGGCAACTTCACGGCGATCACGGGCGTCTCCGGCTCCGGCAAATCGACGCTCATGCACGAGGTGCTCTACAAGGGACTGGCCCGCGAGATGAACGACAACACGTCGGTCATTCCTGGCGACCACGACGCCCTCGAGGGCCTCGAGGACATCGAGACCGTGCGCCTGATCGACCAGTCGCCGATCGGCCGCACACCCCGCTCGAACCCGGCGACGTACACCAACGTCTTCGACTACATCCGCGAGCTGTTCGCTCAGACGAAGCTGGCGAAACAGCGCGGCTACGAGAAGGGACGGTTCTCCTTCAACGTCAAGGGCGGCCGCTGCGAGGAATGCGGCGGACAGGGCACCGTCAAGATCGAGATGAACTTCCTGAGCGACGTCTACGTCCCCTGTGAGGAGTGTGACGGCGCCCGTTACAACGACGCCACGCTCGACGTCACCTACAAGGGCAAGACCATCGCCGACGTCCTCGAGATGGAAGTCGAGGAGGCCTACGAGTTCTTCGAGTCCTCGAGCCAGATCCGACGGCGCCTGAAGCTGCTGAAGGACGTCGGCCTCGACTACATGAAGCTCGGCCAGCCCTCCACGACGCTGTCGGGCGGCGAGGCCCAGCGGATCAAGCTCGCCGAGGAGTTGGGGAAGAAGGACACGGGGGAGACGCTCTACCTGCTCGACGAGCCCACCACCGGGCTCCACAGCGAGGACGAGCGCAAGCTCATCGACGTCCTCCACCGGCTGACCGACAACGGCAACACCGTCGTCGTCATCGAGCACGAGCTCGACCTCGTGAAGAACGCCGACCACATCATCGATCTCGGCCCCGAGGGCGGCGAGAACGGCGGCGAGATCGTCGCGACCGGTACGCCCGAGCAGGTCGCGCAACTCGAAGATTCCCACACCGGACGCTACCTGCGTGATCTGCTGCCGAAAGTGGATCTCGAGGGGCCGCGCGGCGAGCGCGTCGAGCCCGTGACGGCGCCGATGGACGACGACTGATCGCGACTCGACGACCGGTTTCTTGGTTTTCCGCGTTTTCCCGTTTCGCTCTCGTCTCGCCCAGCTCCGACGACCGCGATCCGAACGGGTAATGGCGGCCGCAGCCGAATCGGCGTCCGATGAACGCTCGCAAGGCCGTCCTCCGCCGCGGGCTCGCGGGCGGTGGCGCCGTGACGCTCCTGCTGGCCGTCAGCTTCGTCGCCGCGCTGGGGATTCCGACGACGCCGTCGATGATCGCGATCGTCGCGTGGCTCGTCGCCGTCGGGTGCGGGATGCTCGCCGCCGGCCGCCGGGAGCGGGTCTCGCTCGGGTCGACGACCCTCGAGTGGCCCCGCGTCGCCGCCGCCGCGATCACCCTGCTGGCCGTCGGCTGGGCCGCGATCAGCCTCATCAGCCTCCTTCGGGGCGACGGTATCACCGGACTCGGACCGCTCGAGGGCGTGCTCACCGCTGGCCTCGTGAGCTACTTCGCGTGGTTCGCCCGCGAGTGCTGGGTCGGCGGCAGCGTGATCGGGACGGAAGCGTTCGTCGTCGAAGGAGGACGGTGACGCGGGATCGGTCGGGGTCGATTCCCGTCTGACGGTCCGCCGACCGCCGGCGAACGTTTCAGACGGACCGACACCGCCGCGATCGAGACAGTCGGATATCGACGTATCAGGACCTGTATAACCGTTCAACGGCCGGCCACGAACTTTTAGTCGCTGAGTTGTTAGGACTTCGCGTGACTCGAGCCGTTCGGCCGGCGACCCGCGACGACGCCTGGGCGATCCACGAGACGGCCCGCGAGAGCTGGCACGCCGCCTACGACGAGATCCTCGGGTCCGACCGGGTCGACGAGGTCGTCGACGACTGGTACGCGATCGGCGACCTCGAGTCGTCGATCGCCGGCGCGAGCGAGCGGACGGACGTGGCCTTTCTCGTCGCCGAACCGACCGACAGCGAGTCTCGAGTGCGATCGACGGGGGAGCGCAGCGGCGAGTTCGACCGCGAGTGTGCCGGGTTCGCCCACGCCGTCCCGTGGCCGGAGGACTCCGCGGTCGGCTACCTCGCGCGCCTGTACGTCAGCCCCGAGATCTGGGGCGAGGGGATCGGGACGCAGTTGTTGACGCGACTCGAGAGAGACCTCGAGCACGCGTTCGACCGCCTGCGACTGGCCGTCCTCGCGGCCAACGACGTCGGGATTGCGTTTTACGAGTCCGCGGGGTTCGAACGCGTCGCGACCCGTGAGAACGATCTGGCCGCGGGGCTCGAGGAGTACGTCTACGAGCGACCGATAGCGACCGAGATGCGATAGCCCGAGGCGGTCGCCGATTCGGGCGACGTTTCTGATCCCTCGGCGAGCGGTTCCGGACCTTCGCCGCGCCGAACGACAATCGAGAAACAGGGGAAATCGGACGACTACCGGCCGCTACAGCGTCTTGTCGGCTTCGTCGTCGTCCACGATTTCGATCCCGCGGTTGTTGACCGCCATCGGGTCGAGGCCGACCTCCTGGAGGAAGTTCTTGTACTCCCGTTCGCACTGCTCGGCGTCCTTCTGCTTGTCGCTGGCGCGGTCGCAGAGTTCGATCAGGTTCTCGGGGACGTCGTTCTGGTAGACGATCCAGTGGTTGATCAGGTCGCTGAGCCGGCGGATGGGGCTGGTGAAGTGGCCGTAGATCTCGAAGTTCAGCGCGTGGTGGCCGCCGAAGGGGTCGTTCATGTACTTCGCGCGGGGCATCACCTTCATCACCGCCCACTGGATCTTGTCGAGTTGCCGGCCGGGCGCCTCCTCGAGCGTCGCGTTGACCGCCTTTCGCGGGTCGTCCCACGTGTCGCCGGGGATCGAGACGCCGTCTAAGTCCTGAATTTCGCGGAGGGCTTCGGACCACTCGTCGGGGCTGGGCTGGGGGTGGACCCGGTACATCGCCTCGACACCGCGATTCCACATCAGCTCGTGCGTGACGGCCTTGTTGGCCTTCAGCATGCACTCCTCGATGATCGTGTGGGCCCGGTCGCGGCTCGGGTTCAGGACGAGCGAGCCGTCCTCCTTGCGCTGTTCGTGCATTCGATTCGCGACCTCGTAGACCAGTGTGTTCTCCTCGTGGAGGTCGGCATCGGGGTCCTCGAGTCGATTTTCGGCCTGCGAATAGGTCAGGCGCTCGTCGGACTGGATGACCGACTTATAGATCTCGATGTTCTCGTAGGAGAGGTTCTCCTTGTCGAGGTGCATCTCGACGGTGTGGGCGAGTCGGTCCTCGTTAGCGACCAGCGAACAGACCGTCTCGGCGAGCACCGGCGGCAGCATGTGGACTGTGTAGCCGGGCAGGTAGACCGTGTTGCCCCGTTCGACGGCCTCGTCCCACATCGCCGTGTCGGGATTAACGTAGTGGGTGACGTCGGCGATGTGGACCCAGAGGACGTACTCGTCGTCGCGCTCCTCGATCGAGAGCGCGTCGTCGAAGTCCTGGGCGTCGATCGGGTCCGTCGTCCAGGTCGTCAGATCTCGCAGATCCTTCCGTTCGTCGATCTCGTCGCTGATCTCGGCCGTCACGCCCTCTGTTCGGGCTTCGGCCTCCTCGAGGACCTCGGCGGGGAACTCGTCGCGGAGTTCGAACTTCTCGAAGAGTTCCTCGCGTTTGTTCTCGAGGTGGCGCGCGAGGTCCTCCGAGACTTCGACCGGGCCCTGGGCCTCGGCCGTCCCGGCCTCGGCCTGTGCGTCGTTACTCATATCGGGGCCTACGGACGTGAAGGTGAAAGTCGTGTCGGGATGGGCAGGCGACCGCTGGAGCGGTCGAAGCCCGAATTGGCGCCGCTCGAGGGACGCTGTGAACTCGACGCGGTTCGCCGTCAGGACTCCTCTTCGAGCGTCCCGTAGCGCTCCTCGACGGTCTCGAGGTAGTCGGCGAGAAAGGCGTCCCGATCCGTTTCGCCGGCCTCGCTCTCGACGAGTAAGGCCTCGAGTTCGTCCCGCGGATAGTGACAGAGCTCGTCGTGACAGGATTTACAGAGGTGTTCGAACTCCTTGTCCTCGCGATCCCAGCGGTCGCCGTGTTTGTCGTACTCGCGCGCCATCGACCGGGTGACCTGGTCGCCGCAGGCGAGACACGTGACCGTCTCAGTGCGCGTCCGGGAGGGCCACATAGCTAACCGGACACCGTGCTAGTACTTAGCAATTATCACACTCGTAATCGGCGGCGACTCTCAGGGCCTCCGATCGGTCGCCGAACGGGCCTTTTATCTCCCGTTCGGTCGTTGGACCGGGTATGCAGGTCAAGTCCCGACACCACCTCCGCAGCGATGCCGTCTCGGACGTCGAGACGGCCCTCGAGGAGCAACTCGGCGTCTCACCCGACGGGGATGCTTACGAGCGCGTCGAGTTCGAGGACACCGACTGGGAGGTCGTTCTCATCGACGGCGAGCCACGGGTTGCATACTTCGACGAAGAGCCGTTCCTGACCGTCAGAGGTGCCAACGCCTACGAACCCGAGAAGCGGCTGGTCACGGTCGATGCCGGCGCGATCTCGTTCGTCAGCGACGGCGCGGACGTGATGCGGCCGGGGATCACGGAGGCCACCGACGACATCTCGCCCGACGATCTGGTCGTCATCGCCGAGGAGTCCCACGGGAAGGTGCTGGCGGTCGGCCGCGCCCGCGTCGACGGCGACGATATGACCGGCAACGAGGGGAAGGTCATCGACTCGCTGCACCACGTCGGCGACGAACTCTACGAGTTCTCCGGCTAACGACGCTAGCATCCGCTCGCGAAGCGAGCGGTTCCCCGCCGGAGCGGGGCGAAGCCCCGTAACGACGGCCTTTTTTCATCAACGGTCGCAAGAGCGAAGCTCTTGCTACGCCCATCAGAAATCTTCGATTTCTGAGGACGTTTTTTGGCAGCGTGGGACCGGAGGTCCCACGTGACGTGCGAACGGGCCTTCGGCCCGTGAGCAGACGGGGTTCGAGCGAGCGAAGCGAGCGAGGATCCCGTTAAAAAGGTTGGTGGGGAACCGTTACGGTCCTTCCGCTGGAGTGGTGTGGTATGACACGACTCCCCGATTCGGACCGCGAGCGGATCGCCGCCCTCTTCGACCGCCACCTCGAGGTCGGGCTCCACCACGGCGCGCAACTGGCCGTCTACGTCGACGGCGAGCGGGTGCTCGACCTCGCGGGCGGCCGCGAAGGGCCCGACGGCGACCGGGAGACGCCCGAGACGCGACACGTGCTGTTCTCGTGTACGAAGCCCTACGCCGCCGTGACGCTGCACACGCTGGTCGACGAGGGGGAACTCGACTACGACGACCGCGTCGTCGACCACTGGCCGGAGTTCGCCGACGAGGGCACCGAGAAGGCCGAAATCACCGTTCGGCAGGTGCTCAGCCACACCGCGGGGCTCAACACGGGTGAGATCGACGACCGGCCCGACCTCTGGACCGACTGGGAGGCCGCGGTCGCGCAGATCGAAGCGATGGAGCCGAACTTCCCGCCGGGCGAGACGCCGGCCTACCACGCGCTCACGTTCGGCTGGCTGGTCGGCGAACTCGTCCGTCGGGTGTCCGGATCGTCGATCGAGGAGGCCGCAAAAGAGCGCGTGTTCGAGCCGCTGGGAATGGACGACACCGGGATCGGCCTCCGGGAGGGCGAGGACGACGACGTGGCGACGCTGGTCGGCTTCGAGGCGTTCGATCGCTGTCGGGACCCGGGCGAGGGGCTCGGGGACAACACCGAGGTCGCGGCGCCGTTCAACGCCGAAGAGATCCACCGCGCCGTGATTCCGGCGGCCAACGGGATCGGAACCGCCGGCGACATGGCGCGCTTCTACGCCTGCCTCGCCAACGGCGGCGAGCTCGAGGGCACCCGGTTCCTTTCGGCGGAGACCGTCGAGCGGATGACGGCCCTTGAGGCCGAGACCGACGCGGACGGTACGCTCGGGCGGGAGGGACGGTTCGCGCTCGGTTTCTGGAAGGGCGGGACGACGGTCGCCCCCTACGGAACGCTCTCGCCGGAACGAACGTTCGGCCACGCGGGGCTGGGGAGCAGCGTCGGCTGGGCCGACCCCGAGGAGAATATCGCCTTCTCGTACGTCACGAACGGGGTTCGGGACGGCTCCTACGAGCACGTCGCTCGCGTGAACGCGCTCGCGGACGCGGTTCGGCTCGCGATACTGTCGGAGTGAGCCCGGTGAGAGGGGCTAGTTGACCAGGTTGTAGAAGACGTCGCTGAACATGATCAGGATCAGCGCCGCGATGACGATGAGCACCAGAAAGGTGAAGAACACGATCGCGGCCTGCCGTCCGTCCAGCGTTTCCCCCTCGAGGAATTCGTTCAGTTCCATGACTGTGCGTACGATCGTCACGGTAAAAACAGTGTCGAGATGAACCGCTGCGGGTTACGTGTTCGGCTCCCAGTCCTGCACGGCGACGGTCTCGCCCGCGGGGATCCCCTCGCGGTCGTCGTCGACGACCACCCACCCGTCGGCCAGCGCGACGCTCGAGAGCACGCCGGAACCGCTCGCTCGAGTCGGCGTCGCCGCGAATCGCGGCTCGCCGGCCCCGAAGTCGTCGCCGTCGTCCGGGTCGCGATCCTCGAGTCGGACCCGCGCGAAGGTCCGCGTCCCGGGCTCGCTGGGGATCTTGCGCTCGAGGCGGGCGTGCGTGGTCGGATGCGGGTCGGGCTCAGTCCCCTCGAGCCAGCGCATTACGGGCCGGAGGAACTGGACGGCGTTGACGATACAGGCGACGGGATAGCCCGGCAACGCGAGGACGGGCGTCTCCTCGACGATTCCGAGACAGACGGGGTGGCCGGGCTTGAGCCCGACGCCGTGGACGACCACCTCGCCCAGTTCGTCGATCACCTCGGGTAAGAGGTCGCGTTCGCCGACGCTCGAGCCGCCGGTGGTGACGATGACGTCCTTCGTCAGGTCCCGCTGGATCGCCACGCGAAGCGACTCGAAGTCGTCGGTGACGACGTCACGATAGGTCGCGCGACCGCCCCAGCGCTCGACGAGTCGGGAGACGGTGAGCCCGTTGGTCTCGATCACTTCGCCCGGCCCCGGCTCGCCCTCGACGAGTTCCTCGCCGGTCGGGATCACGCCGACCGTCGGGGGCTCGGCGACCGCGACGCGGGCGTAGCCCGCCGACCGCAACAGACCCAGGTCCGACGGCCGCAGCCGGTGGCCCGCGTCGTAGAGGTGCTGGCCTTCCTCGACATCCTCGCCGACCGGCGCGACGTTCTCGCCTTCGGCGACCGCGTCCTCGATCTCGACCTCACCGGCCGACTCGAGTTCGGTCACCCGTTCGATCATGACGACGGCGTCGGCGCCCTCGGGGAGGGCACTGCCGGTGTGAACGCGGGCCGCCGTGTCGGGCCCGACGTCGGCGTCGGTGCCGACGCCCTCGGCGATCCGCAACACTTCGGGAGAGCGGTCGCTGGCGCCGAACGTGTCCGCCGCACGGACAGCGTAGCCGTCCATCGCGGCCCGCTCGTAGTGGGGCACGCTCCGGGCCGAGGTGACGGGGGCGGCCAGCACGCGGCTGTCCGCGCGCTCGACGTCGATCCGCTCGGTGCCCGTCAGCGGCGAGAGCGCGTCGCCGGCGTCGGCCGCGTCGCCGTCCCCACCGGTCCCGTCGCCGGTATCGCTTTTCCTCACGACGGCCTCCTTGAGTATCCGTCGCGCCTCGTCGACCGGCGTCCGTTCCTTGAACCCGGCCCGCTTGCGCTCGCTGTCGGCTCCGTCCATACCCTCACTCGGGTCGCCGGGCGCCTAAAACGTGGGGGACCGGTCCGGTCGGCGGTGCCAGCCGCCGTAGTCGAGTGGGGCCAGCGCGTGGCGCGTCCCGCGTCGCACGGGACAGGCAGCTGGCCGCCGAATCGACCGCTACCGCGGCCTTTTTCGTATCGGCGTTCGAACCTGTAGTCATGTCAGCGCTTCGCGCCGCACTGCAGGATCTCTCCGAAGACGTCTTCTTCGATCTGCTCGAGAGCGAGGACGCCTACCTGCTCGTCCTCGACGTTCCGGGCGTCTCCGCCGACTCCCTCGAGGCGGCGGTCGACGACGGCCGGCTCTCCATCGAGGCCCACCGCGAGAAGGACCCCGCGGACGACTACCAGTACCTCGAGGAGAACCGCTCGCTCTTTCTGGATATCGAGCTCCCCCTCCCCGCCGACGCGGTCGGCACGGAGACGGAAGCGGTCGTCGAACGCGGCGTCCTCGAGCTGACCCTCCCCAAAACGTCGGCGACGGGCGAGACGACGATCGACGTCGTCGAGGAAGACTCCTAACCTGAGGTGACACAGACTGGGCTCCCTCCGTGCGTACAAGCGGTTCGTCCTCGTCGCGTGGCAGTTCCTCCCGCTCTTGCTCGCGTACGCCCGTGACCGCCATCGATTCCTGCTGTTCGGGCGGCCGCGATCGGTCGACGCCGAGACCCACCGCCACCGCGCGGAGGTCCTCCTCGAGTCGCTGCTGACGCTCGGGCCGACGTTCATCAAACTCGGCCAGCTGCTCTCGACCCGTCCCGACGTGCTCCCGCCGGCGTACCTCGACGTCCTCGCGGCGCTGCAAGACGAGGTGCCTCCGGCCGACTGGGCCGATGCGAAACGGGTCCTCGAGGAAGAGATCGGTCCCGTCGACGAGCGATTCGTCGGGTTCGAGACCGAGGCGATCAGCGGCGCGAGCCTCGGGCAGGTGTATCACGCGCGGGTCGATCCCGAGGCCGTCGACGCCGTCGGGACGGCGGACCTGACGGCTGAACCTGGTGACACTCGAGCGGACGGCACCGGAGGACGCGACCCCGCCGGCCGCGAGGTCGCGGTGAAGATCCGACGGCCGGAGATCGAGGAACTGGTCAACGCCGACCTGCGGGTCATCAAGTGGTCGCTACCGATCCTGCTGTACTTCGTCGACGAGTCCCGAGCGTTCTCGCTGCGAAACCTCGCCGACGAGTTCGCGAAGACGATCCGCGAGGAGATGAACTACGAGCGCGAGGCCGAGATGCTCCGGGAGATCCGAGGCAACTTCGCCGACGACGATCGCTTCGTCATCCCCGACGTGATCGAGAGCCACTCCGGTCGGCGCGTGCTCACGATGGAGTACATCAAGGGAACGAAGATCAACGATCTCGAGGAACTCGAGCGAAAGGGGATCGACCGCACGCGACTCGCCGAGAACTTGGAACGGGCGTACCTGCAGATGATCATGGACGACGGCGTCTTCCACGCCGATCCGCACCCGGGGAACCTCGCGGTGACCGACGACGGTCGGATCGTCTTCTACGACTTCGGGATGTCGGGGCGGGTCGACTCGTTCGTCCAGGAGAAGATCATCGACTTCTACGTCGCCGTCGCCAACCAGGACATCGACGGCATCCTCGACGCCTTGATCGAGATCGGCACCTTGAGCCCCGACGCCGACCGGGGCGTGATGGCCGAGGTGATGGAGATCGCCATCCAGGACGCCCGCGGTGAAGACGTCGAACAGTACCGGGTCAATCAGATCGTCGGCCAGATCGAGGACTCGATCTACGTCTTCCCGTTCCGACTCCCGAAAAATCTCGCGCTCGTTTTGCGGGTCGCGACCGTCGTCGAGGGAGTCTGCGTCACGCTCGATTCCGACTTCGACTTCATCTCGGTCGCGACCGACTACCTCACCGAGGAGGGGTATCGCGAGGAGTCCATCCGACAGTACGCCCGGGAGACCGGCGAGAACATCCGCAGAACCGGTGAGTCGCTAACTCGACTCGCGCCGAAGGCCGAGCGCGCCCTCGACCGACTCGACCGGGACGACCTCTACGTCCGCATCGGTCTCGAGGACGAGGAGAACGTCTTCGACCAGTTCGCGAAGCGGCTGATCTACGGTATGTTGCTCACGATGTCGCTGTTCTCGACAGGGGTCCTCTACGCCCTCGAGGCGCCCCGGGCGTCGATCGTCGCGGCCGTCTTCTCGCTGGTCGTGACGGTCCTGCTCTACCGCTCGTTCCGCGAACGGAGGGGCATCGGCGCCAAACCGCAGTTCACGCGACAGAACATGCGCCAGCGCCGCGGCGAGGAGTAGGCAGGGTCAAACGTTCTTTTCGCTGGCGCTCGAGTGTCCGGTATGGACTACGAGCGAATCGCCGACCTGTCGGTGACGATCGACGAGGTGTCGACCGACCGCCTCGAGCGCGAGACCTCGAGCGAGTTCACGCGCGTCACGACCGAGTTCGCGCTGTCGGGACCGGGGCCGGACGGCGAGCCGGTCGTCGGCCGCGGTGAGGACGTTACCTACGAGACCGACGAGCACGACGCGCTGGCCGAATCGGGACTGCCCGATCTCGCCGGCGAGTACACGATCGACTCCTTTTCCGCCCACCTCGAGTCGGTCGATCTCTTCCCGGCGGGGCCGCCCGACCGCGAGGTCTTCCGCAACTACCGGCGCTGGGGGCTCGAGAGCGCGGCGCTGGACCTCGCCTTGCGGCAGGCCGACACCGACGTCGCGAGCGCGCTCGGCCGGTCGCTCGACCCCGTCCGGTTCGTCGCCAGCACGCGGCTGGGCGAGCCACCGACGACCGATCGCCTCGAGACCCTGCGCGAACGGGTCCCGGGCCTCGAGTTCAAACTCGATCCGATTCCGGCCTGGGACGACGACCTCGTAGCGGCGATCGACGATACCGTCGGAGCCGATGCGATCCGCATCCTAGACCTCAAGGGCCAGTACAAGGGGACCGACGTCGACGTGCCTGCCGATCCCGAACTGTACGAGCGAGTGCTCGAGGCCTTCCCCGACGCGGTGGTCGAGGATCCCGCCCTGACCGCTCGGACGCGGCCGCTGTTCGACGATTCCGACGTCCGCGGCCGGGTGTCGTGGGACGCCCCGATCCACAGCGTCGAGGACGTCGAGGACCTGCCGTGGGAGTCCGACTGGCTCAATATCAAGCCCTCGCGCTTTGGCTCGCTCGAGTCGCTGCTCGAGACGCTGGCCTACTGCGAGGCGAACGAGATTCGGCTGTACGGCGGCGGGCAGTTCGAACTCGGTGTCGGCCGGGGGCAGATCCAGACGCTCGCCGCGCTGTACTACCCCGACGGACCCAACGACGTCGCGCCGCGAGCGTACAACGATCCGACCGTCGGGGACGGGCTGCCTGCGAGCCCGCTCGAGCCGTCGACCGACCCCCGCGGGTTCCGCTGAGACGGGACGTGAGCGGCGACTCGAGACGGGTTCGGTTTCGCATCGTCGGGTTCGAATCGCGGGGCGGGCCGGCGTCGGCCTCGCGAGCCGCGTCCGCCGTGTCACCGACTGACTCGGTGCCAGCGGCCATTCCAAACGGTTTATGCACGTCGATTGATTACGCCGGGACATGGCGAAACAGCAGACCGAAGTTCGCGACCTCCAGGAAGGAAGCTACGTGATGATCGAGGACACGCCGTGTAAGATCAACGCCTACTCGACGGCGAAGCCGGGCAAACACGGCAGCGCCAAGGCGCGCGTCGAGGCCGAGGGCGTCTTCGACGGCAAGAAGCGATCGCTCTCCCAGCCGGTCGACGCGAAGATCTGGGTCCCGATCATCGAGCGCAAACAGGGCCAGATCGTCTCCGTCGACGGCGACGACATGCAGGTCATGGACCTCGAAACGTACGAGACGATCACGATGCGCGTCCCCGACGACGCCGACGTCTCCCCCGACGAGAACATCGAGTACCTCGAGATGGAAGACCAGCGAAAGATCGTCTGATGTTTCCCGGGGCGACCGACGACGGCGAGGGGAGCCACACGGCGGGCGAGACCGACCGTGACGGCGCGAACTTCGTGGTCGTCGGTGCGCCCCTGGACGTATCGACGACCTTTCAGCCGGGGACCCGATTCGGTCCCCGACGCATTCGAACTTTTGCCGAACCGTTCGACGACTACGACCACCGGAGGGACCAGTACTTCTCCGACCTCGGCGTCGAGGACCACGGCGACGTCCGCGCGTGGGACAATGCCAAAGAGTACCTCGAGTACCTCGAGGGGACGCTGCGCGGTGTCGTCTGGGACGACGCCGTCCCGCTGACGCTCGGCGGGGAACACACCGTCTCGCTGGCGGGCGTTCGCGCCGTCGAACCCGAGGTAGTCGTCGTGCTCGACGCCCACCTCGACCTCTACGAGGCCTACGACGGCAACGCGCTCTCTCACGCCTCCGTCACCCGACGGATCCTCGAGGTCGATTCCGTCGACGACGTGTTCGTCCTCGGCGCTCGGACCGGCAGCGAGGCGGAGTGGGAGCGGGCCCGAGAACCGGACGTGACGGTCGTCCCACCCGAAGACGTCGCCGACTGGCCGTTAGCGGATCGACTGGACGGTCGCGACGCCTACCTGAGCGTCGACATCGACGCCGCCGACCCAGCCTACGCGCCGGGGACCGGAACCAGAGAGCCGTTCGGCCTCGAGTCCCGCGAGCTGCGCGACGTCGTCCGCGCGGTCGCACCGCAGGCGAACGGCTTCGACGTCGTCGAGGTCAACGACCGCGACGAGGGACAGACCGCGGCGCTGGCCGGGAAACTCGTCCGTGAGTTCGTCTTCTCACACGCCGACGGCTGGTAGGACCGTCGAACCGCCGGTCCCATCGCGCTCGTGTGTGTGCCGACTCGTGATTTTCGAGCGAACGCTGGAAAGATTGGATACCTTGCAACTGCATCGCACATATTGATAGCCGGAATCGGTGGAGAGATCCGATGGTTATGGTGTCC containing:
- the uvrA gene encoding excinuclease ABC subunit UvrA, yielding MSKDYIEVRGAEEHNLKDLDVTIPREEFTVVTGLSGSGKSSLAFETIYAEGQRRYIESLSAYARNFLGQMDKPQVETVEGLSPAISIDQKNAANNPRSTVGTVTELHDYLRLLYARVGTPHCPECGREVGEQSAQNMVERILELPEGTKVKLAAPVVRDQKGAFEDLFEELVSEGYARVEIDGEEHDLTLDDPDLDENFDHTVDVIVDRVKVSAEDRPRIIDSVETALDEAEGVLKVILPDAPKDVASDLGEAARRTGALGDETEEDDRFVVEFSKDLACTHCGIDVPEIETRSFSFNSPHGACPECEGLGETKEVDEDLVVQDESKPLKHVFEAWSYNRSYYRTRLDAVAEHFGVSLSTPFEELDEDVQRAFLYGTDDEVVFKRSTKNGTRRKRKRFEGVIPNLERRYIETDSDSTREHIEDYMSATECPACDGTRLKAASRAVLVDGTAITEINAMSIGDALEHFESMEANFTEREKVIAEEILKEIRARLGFMCEVGLEYLTLDREAATLSGGESQRIRLATQIGSGLVGVLYVLDEPSIGLHQRDNDRLLDTLEELRDLGNTLIVVEHDEETMRRADQVIDMGPGPGKRGGEVVANGPVEEVKATEGSVTGEYLSGRRQIPVPDERRDADGALTIRGARQHNLDDVDVDIPLGNFTAITGVSGSGKSTLMHEVLYKGLAREMNDNTSVIPGDHDALEGLEDIETVRLIDQSPIGRTPRSNPATYTNVFDYIRELFAQTKLAKQRGYEKGRFSFNVKGGRCEECGGQGTVKIEMNFLSDVYVPCEECDGARYNDATLDVTYKGKTIADVLEMEVEEAYEFFESSSQIRRRLKLLKDVGLDYMKLGQPSTTLSGGEAQRIKLAEELGKKDTGETLYLLDEPTTGLHSEDERKLIDVLHRLTDNGNTVVVIEHELDLVKNADHIIDLGPEGGENGGEIVATGTPEQVAQLEDSHTGRYLRDLLPKVDLEGPRGERVEPVTAPMDDD
- a CDS encoding GNAT family N-acetyltransferase, producing MTRAVRPATRDDAWAIHETARESWHAAYDEILGSDRVDEVVDDWYAIGDLESSIAGASERTDVAFLVAEPTDSESRVRSTGERSGEFDRECAGFAHAVPWPEDSAVGYLARLYVSPEIWGEGIGTQLLTRLERDLEHAFDRLRLAVLAANDVGIAFYESAGFERVATRENDLAAGLEEYVYERPIATEMR
- a CDS encoding RNB domain-containing ribonuclease, encoding MSNDAQAEAGTAEAQGPVEVSEDLARHLENKREELFEKFELRDEFPAEVLEEAEARTEGVTAEISDEIDERKDLRDLTTWTTDPIDAQDFDDALSIEERDDEYVLWVHIADVTHYVNPDTAMWDEAVERGNTVYLPGYTVHMLPPVLAETVCSLVANEDRLAHTVEMHLDKENLSYENIEIYKSVIQSDERLTYSQAENRLEDPDADLHEENTLVYEVANRMHEQRKEDGSLVLNPSRDRAHTIIEECMLKANKAVTHELMWNRGVEAMYRVHPQPSPDEWSEALREIQDLDGVSIPGDTWDDPRKAVNATLEEAPGRQLDKIQWAVMKVMPRAKYMNDPFGGHHALNFEIYGHFTSPIRRLSDLINHWIVYQNDVPENLIELCDRASDKQKDAEQCEREYKNFLQEVGLDPMAVNNRGIEIVDDDEADKTL
- a CDS encoding DUF7562 family protein; protein product: MWPSRTRTETVTCLACGDQVTRSMAREYDKHGDRWDREDKEFEHLCKSCHDELCHYPRDELEALLVESEAGETDRDAFLADYLETVEERYGTLEEES
- a CDS encoding RNA-binding protein, whose product is MQVKSRHHLRSDAVSDVETALEEQLGVSPDGDAYERVEFEDTDWEVVLIDGEPRVAYFDEEPFLTVRGANAYEPEKRLVTVDAGAISFVSDGADVMRPGITEATDDISPDDLVVIAEESHGKVLAVGRARVDGDDMTGNEGKVIDSLHHVGDELYEFSG
- a CDS encoding EstA family serine hydrolase, translated to MTRLPDSDRERIAALFDRHLEVGLHHGAQLAVYVDGERVLDLAGGREGPDGDRETPETRHVLFSCTKPYAAVTLHTLVDEGELDYDDRVVDHWPEFADEGTEKAEITVRQVLSHTAGLNTGEIDDRPDLWTDWEAAVAQIEAMEPNFPPGETPAYHALTFGWLVGELVRRVSGSSIEEAAKERVFEPLGMDDTGIGLREGEDDDVATLVGFEAFDRCRDPGEGLGDNTEVAAPFNAEEIHRAVIPAANGIGTAGDMARFYACLANGGELEGTRFLSAETVERMTALEAETDADGTLGREGRFALGFWKGGTTVAPYGTLSPERTFGHAGLGSSVGWADPEENIAFSYVTNGVRDGSYEHVARVNALADAVRLAILSE